A window of the Merismopedia glauca CCAP 1448/3 genome harbors these coding sequences:
- a CDS encoding methyl-accepting chemotaxis protein, translating into MLEPSINRTPDSSQLNDNKSLFNEDESLDHLLFEDEPIDAPKPLDRESKDLVEPRARSLAINPPKFGLRKKATAWAIALSTLPIMLVGSIAYYFANQSLTKQVLENEKSTVVNLNDKIELFIGDRYRDAKSLTNLEIFANPKISQSISPQEKNEFLTQYVGNEDIYDRIAVFDLNGNVIAQSEAKDKFGQSYNHSQNSSFHQKIINTKSVVFLNPYFSNWTKKMSMEIGAPLQDKKTGALIGLVRMRFPVEVMDDLLDQYQKDGKTVFLVDGKGQIFLSNQESLVKQNIKQKFPNISQDIGHEAFSQITSNQVVTQAHVEELEESPYNLDWKGVVITPSNKLFEPQQRLLLTLLGGTTLMAALVSLLTAYLVNRSTKFLEETTNAVQQIGQGDLDTVLPVTGNDERAILAGSINQMSGQIKDLLSQKQYEAERYQLIKEITTKLGKYPQTDLIFNLAITEIRHALAASRVIVYLFDLEWKGSIVAESVADGYPKALGAQIADPCFADRYVEKYREGRVQATPNICEAGLTACHLKQLEPFGVKANLVAPIVLGEERQLLGLLVAHQCDAPRLWSQNDIDLFSQLAIQVGFAVDRANSLEQQKQGKERLQSRALELLMEVDPISQGDLTIRAKVTEDEIGTIADSYNAMVASLRKVVTQVQETAQQMTSTTSSNQELVQDLSDGAIRQTIEIDQALQRIQEMSASIRKVSSNVQQAAIAVKQATATVAAGDASLNRTVEGILAIQQTVTDTSTKVQQLGIASEKISKVVGVISGFAEQTNLLALNAAIEAARAGEEGRGFAVVADEVGNLARQSSAATVEIENIIEEIQKETKELVAAMAIGNREVLKGTQLADETRQNLNKIVEVSNYIEQLVQEIAQTTVTQSVASESVAQSMTDVAAISNQTSQEAANVSTAFQDLLSLAEQLQASAGQFKVS; encoded by the coding sequence ATGCTTGAACCTTCTATAAATCGCACCCCTGACTCTAGTCAGTTAAACGACAATAAATCTCTATTTAATGAGGACGAGTCCCTCGACCATTTACTATTTGAAGATGAGCCAATAGACGCACCAAAGCCATTAGATCGTGAGTCCAAAGATTTAGTCGAACCAAGAGCCAGAAGTTTAGCAATTAACCCCCCCAAATTCGGTTTACGCAAAAAAGCCACTGCTTGGGCGATCGCGCTGAGTACTCTTCCTATTATGTTAGTGGGAAGTATCGCCTATTACTTTGCCAATCAATCCTTGACGAAGCAAGTACTTGAGAATGAAAAATCTACAGTAGTTAACTTAAACGATAAAATCGAATTGTTTATTGGCGATCGCTACCGAGATGCTAAATCTTTAACTAATCTCGAAATTTTTGCCAATCCTAAAATTTCTCAATCTATCTCACCACAGGAAAAAAATGAGTTTTTGACTCAATATGTTGGTAACGAAGATATATACGATCGCATTGCTGTCTTCGATCTAAATGGTAATGTCATTGCTCAATCTGAAGCCAAAGATAAGTTTGGTCAATCTTATAATCACAGTCAAAATAGTTCCTTCCACCAGAAAATCATTAATACTAAAAGCGTAGTTTTCCTAAATCCATACTTTTCTAACTGGACAAAGAAAATGAGTATGGAAATAGGCGCGCCTCTTCAGGATAAAAAAACAGGTGCCTTAATTGGACTAGTCCGAATGCGTTTCCCTGTAGAAGTCATGGATGACTTATTAGACCAGTATCAGAAAGACGGTAAAACAGTATTTTTGGTAGATGGTAAAGGGCAAATCTTCTTAAGTAATCAAGAGTCGCTAGTTAAACAAAATATCAAACAGAAATTCCCTAATATATCTCAAGATATAGGACATGAAGCATTTAGTCAGATAACTTCAAATCAGGTAGTTACCCAAGCACACGTAGAAGAACTAGAAGAATCTCCCTATAACCTAGATTGGAAAGGTGTTGTCATTACTCCTAGCAACAAGTTATTTGAACCCCAGCAGAGATTGCTATTGACTCTTTTGGGAGGGACAACCCTGATGGCGGCTCTAGTTTCCTTGCTCACAGCTTACCTAGTCAATCGCAGTACGAAATTCTTAGAAGAAACCACCAACGCCGTTCAACAAATCGGACAAGGAGATTTAGATACAGTTCTTCCCGTAACTGGAAATGATGAAAGGGCAATTCTGGCTGGAAGTATTAACCAAATGTCAGGGCAAATTAAAGACTTGCTCAGCCAAAAACAGTATGAAGCCGAAAGATACCAATTAATTAAAGAAATTACCACTAAACTCGGAAAATATCCCCAAACCGATCTAATTTTCAATCTAGCCATTACAGAAATTCGTCATGCTCTAGCTGCCAGTCGTGTCATTGTCTATCTATTCGATCTTGAATGGAAAGGAAGCATCGTCGCCGAATCGGTAGCCGATGGCTATCCCAAAGCTTTGGGTGCCCAAATCGCCGATCCATGTTTTGCTGACAGATACGTCGAAAAATACCGTGAAGGTAGGGTACAAGCTACTCCTAACATTTGCGAAGCCGGATTAACCGCTTGTCACCTCAAACAGCTAGAACCATTTGGTGTCAAAGCTAATCTAGTTGCTCCCATCGTTTTAGGGGAAGAACGGCAACTATTAGGATTATTAGTCGCTCATCAATGCGATGCTCCTCGCCTCTGGAGTCAAAATGATATCGATCTATTCTCCCAACTAGCCATTCAAGTCGGATTTGCCGTCGATCGCGCCAACTCTTTAGAACAACAAAAACAAGGTAAAGAAAGACTGCAAAGTCGAGCCTTAGAACTACTGATGGAAGTAGATCCCATCAGTCAGGGAGATTTAACCATTCGCGCCAAGGTGACTGAAGATGAAATCGGGACTATCGCTGACTCTTACAATGCAATGGTAGCTAGTTTGCGGAAAGTTGTCACTCAAGTGCAAGAAACTGCCCAGCAAATGACCTCGACTACCAGTAGTAACCAAGAATTAGTCCAAGATCTCTCTGATGGAGCCATCAGACAAACTATAGAAATTGACCAAGCTCTGCAACGGATTCAAGAGATGTCGGCATCAATTCGGAAAGTTAGCAGTAACGTGCAACAAGCCGCCATAGCCGTGAAACAAGCTACAGCCACCGTAGCTGCTGGTGATGCTTCTCTAAACCGCACAGTAGAAGGAATTTTGGCAATCCAACAAACCGTAACCGATACCTCCACTAAAGTGCAGCAACTAGGTATCGCTTCCGAAAAAATCTCCAAAGTAGTCGGTGTGATTAGCGGATTTGCCGAACAAACCAACCTATTAGCTCTAAATGCGGCAATTGAGGCAGCTAGAGCCGGAGAAGAAGGGAGAGGCTTTGCAGTGGTTGCAGACGAAGTTGGTAACCTAGCTAGACAATCTAGCGCAGCTACCGTCGAAATTGAAAATATTATCGAAGAAATTCAGAAAGAAACCAAAGAACTAGTTGCTGCAATGGCTATAGGTAATCGGGAAGTGCTTAAAGGAACGCAACTAGCCGATGAAACTCGCCAAAACTTAAATAAAATTGTGGAGGTTAGTAACTATATCGAGCAATTGGTGCAAGAAATTGCCCAAACGACAGTAACTCAATCAGTAGCATCAGAATCTGTCGCTCAAAGTATGACTGATGTAGCTGCCATCTCCAACCAAACATCCCAAGAAGCCGCTAATGTTTCTACCGCTTTCCAAGATCTTCTATCCTTAGCTGAGCAACTCCAAGCAAGTGCAGGTCAATTTAAAGTTAGTTGA
- a CDS encoding chemotaxis protein CheW, translated as MSSEPFPVEISGKTQEPSAGEQQFLRFSLLPDTTAILPVNQMTEVLNIPLGQIVPIPHMPPWVMGVYNWRGEVLWLVDLGHLVGLTPIYQEHSSRSYYSAIVIHHHHIHKEQKTVARKTLGLVVNQVEDMEWCNPDWIQSSLETNINSQLVPFLRGFWLKEDGEIFIVLDGNSMIANMPQSQSNFS; from the coding sequence ATGTCATCTGAACCTTTTCCTGTAGAAATATCTGGCAAAACTCAAGAACCTTCAGCCGGTGAGCAACAGTTTTTACGATTTAGTCTTCTACCTGATACTACAGCTATTTTACCTGTCAATCAGATGACGGAAGTCCTCAACATCCCTTTAGGACAAATTGTTCCTATTCCTCATATGCCACCTTGGGTGATGGGAGTTTATAATTGGCGGGGGGAAGTTTTGTGGTTAGTCGATTTGGGTCATTTAGTCGGTTTAACACCTATTTACCAAGAACATAGTTCTCGTTCCTATTACTCTGCCATTGTCATCCACCATCACCACATTCACAAAGAACAAAAGACTGTTGCCAGAAAAACTCTAGGATTGGTGGTAAATCAAGTCGAAGATATGGAATGGTGTAACCCAGACTGGATTCAATCTTCCCTGGAAACTAATATCAATTCGCAACTAGTACCTTTCTTACGAGGTTTTTGGCTAAAAGAAGATGGTGAAATATTTATAGTTCTAGATGGGAACTCTATGATTGCCAATATGCCTCAATCTCAATCAAACTTCTCATAA
- a CDS encoding response regulator transcription factor, producing MPTALIVEDTATERQILTACAQKAGLTVLTAGSVEEAIAQISHKKPDIVILDVVLPGRSGFELCRELKGDAATSHIPVIICSTKGSDMDKFWGMKQGANAYIPKPVDQEELIRTMKQLVAVS from the coding sequence ATGCCTACTGCTCTAATTGTTGAAGATACTGCTACCGAAAGACAAATATTGACCGCTTGTGCCCAAAAAGCCGGATTGACGGTACTTACGGCTGGTAGCGTTGAAGAAGCGATCGCCCAAATCAGTCACAAAAAGCCTGATATCGTGATCCTTGATGTTGTCCTCCCAGGACGTAGCGGTTTTGAACTGTGCCGAGAACTTAAGGGAGATGCTGCCACTAGTCATATTCCAGTCATCATTTGCTCCACTAAAGGCAGCGATATGGATAAATTCTGGGGTATGAAACAAGGTGCAAATGCTTATATACCTAAACCTGTAGATCAAGAAGAACTAATCCGTACTATGAAACAATTAGTCGCAGTTTCTTAA
- a CDS encoding response regulator produces MMTAQNTSITAFTKKLIELKQARFSGRVLLKSSFGQVWTVFLYLGRILYANGGVHPVRRWQRNLAIHCFQGKLPPLEPMFNSINELSGISTDFQVDCWEYQFLWAALQQQMVTREQVVKMIQTMTVEVLFDVSQALQITGEIIQEPPLSPQLVLIDIEQGLNEAQKLWQIWQTAQLFDIIPDQAPLIRDPHQLQQKVSPATYKTLAALLNGRRSLRDIAMHTKRNITDVTRSLLPYIEANLVELINIPDSQPLVTPTIPKIITSQPTSTGSLIACVDDSPMVCQTMEKILTSAGYQFLPVQDSMRAIATLLSRKPDLVFLDLVMPNTNGYEICTQLRKVSAFKEVPIVILTGNDGIIDRVRAKVVGASHFISKPVDAPTVLEVVNQYLQKAHT; encoded by the coding sequence ATGATGACTGCCCAAAACACCTCTATCACCGCTTTTACGAAAAAGCTTATTGAGCTAAAGCAAGCACGCTTTAGTGGGCGGGTGCTACTTAAAAGTTCCTTTGGACAAGTGTGGACAGTATTTCTATACTTGGGCAGAATTCTCTATGCCAATGGTGGTGTCCATCCTGTTAGAAGATGGCAAAGAAATTTAGCAATCCATTGCTTTCAAGGTAAGCTACCTCCCTTGGAGCCAATGTTTAACTCCATTAACGAACTTTCGGGAATATCAACCGATTTCCAGGTCGATTGTTGGGAATATCAGTTTTTGTGGGCAGCTTTACAGCAGCAAATGGTCACCCGCGAGCAAGTGGTGAAAATGATTCAAACTATGACTGTAGAAGTCTTATTTGATGTCAGTCAAGCCTTGCAAATCACTGGTGAGATTATTCAAGAACCTCCTTTATCCCCGCAATTGGTGCTGATTGATATTGAGCAAGGTCTAAACGAAGCTCAAAAACTCTGGCAAATCTGGCAAACGGCTCAACTATTTGATATCATTCCCGATCAAGCCCCCCTGATTCGCGATCCTCATCAACTACAACAGAAAGTCTCCCCAGCTACGTACAAAACTTTAGCAGCCTTGCTGAATGGACGGCGTAGTTTGCGGGACATTGCCATGCATACCAAGCGCAATATCACTGATGTAACTCGCTCTTTGCTACCTTACATCGAAGCTAACTTGGTAGAACTGATTAATATTCCTGACAGTCAACCTCTAGTTACACCAACTATTCCCAAGATAATTACCTCGCAACCAACATCTACAGGTTCTTTGATTGCTTGCGTTGATGATAGTCCGATGGTTTGTCAAACTATGGAAAAAATCTTGACATCTGCTGGATATCAGTTTTTACCTGTCCAAGATTCGATGCGAGCTATAGCTACGTTACTCAGTCGTAAACCAGATCTAGTCTTCCTCGATCTAGTGATGCCTAATACTAATGGCTATGAAATCTGTACCCAACTACGCAAAGTTTCCGCCTTTAAGGAGGTGCCAATTGTAATTTTGACAGGCAACGATGGAATAATTGACCGAGTTCGGGCTAAAGTTGTAGGAGCATCTCACTTTATTAGTAAGCCTGTAGACGCTCCGACGGTTTTAGAAGTAGTTAATCAATACTTACAGAAAGCCCATACTTAA
- the mfd gene encoding transcription-repair coupling factor produces MVFSSLIRTLWRSPLTTELIAKLQRYQQLRLEGLSRLAKGLVASTLAQSENHHLLVITATLEEASRWTAQLDIMGWRTVHFYPTSEASPYEPLPPEPEMTWGQMQVLADLVAQNADDGCKDKDYPKIAIVATERSLQPLLPPATVFQNYCLQLQKGETYDLKDFARQLVTLGYERVPLVETEGQWSQRGDLIDVFPVAAELPARLEWFGDQLEQIREFDPSTQRSLDKIEELILTPTDFQPLIVDALGSENLPDTENLNQFMGLAFPQTASLIDYLPANTLIAIDEPEQCHAHSDRWIEQVESRESGDVRDGRDVAVLRLADKEVGWVDDRKPNISHPPTTLHRSFSDSLEDIKRFWRLDLSELAIANTVTVNPPINLASRAIPTTPHQYAKVAELLRQERDRRFGIWVVSAQPSRSVSLLQEHDCPAQFVPNPRDYPAIDKLQIQHVPIALKYSGLAELEGFILPTYRVVVITDREFFGQHSLATPSYIRKRRKAASKQVDPNKLRAGDYVVHRNYGIGKFLKLESISLSPGMARDYVAVQYADGTLRVPADQVGALSRFRTPGDGKPPELNKMSGQAWQKTKSRVKKAIKKVAFDLLQLYAQRAQREGFSYPVDSPWQIELEDSFPYQPTPDQLKAVQEVKRDMESDRPMDRLICGDVGFGKTEVAIRAIFKAAISGKQVALLAPTTILTQQHYHTLKERFSPYPINIGLLNRFRSTQERKDIMQRLKTGELDIIVGTHQLLGKEVAFRDLGLLVIDEEQRFGVNQKEKIKSLKTQIDVLTLSATPIPRTLYMSLSGVREMSLITTPPPSRRPIQTHLSPYSPEAIRTAIRQELDRGGQIFYVVPRVEGIEETSTQIRELVPGCRLAIAHGQLDAAELEAIMLAFSSGEADILVCTTIIESGLDIPRVNTILIEDAHRFGLSQLYQLRGRVGRAGIQAQAWLFYPKQMQLSEAARQRLRAIQEFTQLGSGYQLATRDMEIRGVGNLLGAEQSGQMETIGFDLYVEMLQDAIKEIRAQEIPEVEDTEIDLPLTAFIPADYIPDLDQKMSAYRTIATATSETELANIAAELRDRYGEIPLATQQLLKVMELKLLAKKIGISRIKLESKQHIILETPMEEPAWNLLWANLPKNLQSRFVYAPGKVTVRGLGVLKPQQQLTTLIDAFHRCQET; encoded by the coding sequence ATGGTATTTTCGTCTTTGATCCGCACCCTATGGCGATCGCCTCTGACTACAGAACTGATTGCCAAACTTCAACGCTATCAGCAATTGCGGCTAGAAGGTCTATCGCGTTTAGCGAAAGGTTTAGTTGCCTCTACCTTAGCGCAAAGTGAGAATCATCACTTGTTGGTCATTACCGCCACACTAGAAGAAGCCAGCCGTTGGACGGCTCAATTAGATATCATGGGGTGGCGCACAGTCCACTTTTACCCCACTTCTGAAGCTTCTCCTTACGAACCATTGCCTCCAGAGCCAGAAATGACTTGGGGACAAATGCAGGTTTTGGCAGATTTAGTCGCCCAAAATGCAGACGATGGCTGTAAAGATAAAGATTACCCCAAAATAGCAATTGTTGCCACTGAGCGATCGCTTCAACCTTTACTCCCTCCAGCGACAGTTTTTCAAAATTACTGCTTACAACTGCAAAAAGGGGAAACTTACGACTTAAAAGACTTTGCTCGTCAACTAGTTACTTTGGGATACGAAAGGGTTCCTCTAGTGGAGACAGAAGGGCAATGGAGCCAAAGAGGAGACTTAATTGATGTTTTCCCCGTCGCTGCCGAATTACCCGCCCGTTTGGAGTGGTTTGGCGACCAATTAGAGCAGATTCGCGAGTTCGATCCATCTACTCAACGCTCTCTTGACAAAATTGAGGAACTAATACTCACTCCCACTGATTTTCAACCACTGATTGTTGACGCTCTTGGCTCAGAAAATCTCCCAGACACGGAAAATCTCAACCAGTTCATGGGTTTAGCGTTTCCCCAAACTGCTTCCTTAATCGATTATTTACCCGCCAATACCTTAATTGCAATTGACGAACCAGAACAATGTCACGCTCATAGCGATCGCTGGATTGAGCAGGTGGAGAGTCGGGAGTCGGGAGATGTGCGAGATGGTAGAGACGTAGCAGTGCTACGTCTCGCAGATAAGGAGGTAGGTTGGGTTGACGATAGGAAACCCAACATCTCCCACCCACCAACTACCCTACATCGTTCCTTTAGTGATTCTTTAGAAGATATCAAACGGTTTTGGCGGTTAGATTTATCTGAATTAGCCATTGCCAATACCGTTACCGTCAATCCTCCGATTAACCTGGCTAGTCGTGCGATTCCCACTACTCCACATCAATATGCTAAGGTTGCCGAACTGTTGCGTCAAGAACGCGATCGCCGTTTCGGTATTTGGGTAGTGTCTGCTCAACCATCTCGTAGTGTCTCTTTACTGCAAGAACACGATTGTCCCGCTCAATTCGTGCCGAATCCTCGCGATTATCCAGCAATTGATAAACTACAGATTCAGCACGTTCCTATAGCTTTGAAATATTCTGGCTTGGCGGAACTGGAAGGGTTTATTTTACCTACCTACAGAGTCGTAGTCATTACAGATAGAGAGTTTTTTGGACAACATTCTCTCGCTACCCCCAGTTACATTCGGAAACGGCGTAAAGCTGCTTCTAAACAGGTAGATCCCAATAAACTTCGAGCAGGTGATTATGTCGTTCACCGCAACTATGGAATCGGAAAATTCCTCAAATTAGAAAGTATTTCCCTGTCTCCAGGAATGGCGAGAGATTACGTTGCCGTTCAATATGCTGACGGGACTTTACGGGTTCCTGCTGACCAAGTTGGAGCGCTATCTCGATTTCGGACTCCAGGTGATGGCAAACCGCCGGAATTAAACAAAATGTCCGGTCAAGCTTGGCAAAAGACTAAAAGTAGGGTGAAAAAGGCGATTAAGAAAGTCGCTTTTGACCTGTTGCAACTATACGCCCAACGGGCACAAAGAGAAGGATTTAGTTACCCCGTAGATTCCCCTTGGCAAATAGAATTAGAAGATTCCTTTCCCTATCAACCTACACCAGATCAACTCAAAGCTGTGCAGGAAGTGAAGCGGGATATGGAGAGCGATCGCCCGATGGATCGTTTAATCTGTGGGGATGTCGGGTTTGGCAAAACTGAAGTCGCCATCCGCGCCATCTTCAAAGCCGCTATTTCTGGCAAACAAGTAGCTCTCTTAGCTCCCACCACCATTTTAACCCAGCAGCACTACCACACCCTCAAAGAACGGTTTTCTCCCTATCCCATTAATATCGGTTTGCTCAACCGCTTCCGCAGCACTCAAGAACGCAAAGATATCATGCAACGGCTGAAAACTGGGGAATTAGACATAATTGTAGGAACTCACCAACTTTTAGGCAAAGAAGTCGCTTTCAGGGACTTGGGGTTATTGGTAATTGACGAGGAACAGAGGTTTGGGGTGAATCAAAAAGAAAAAATCAAATCCCTGAAAACTCAAATTGATGTCCTTACCCTCAGCGCCACCCCCATCCCCCGTACCCTATATATGTCCCTGTCTGGAGTGCGGGAAATGAGCTTAATTACGACTCCTCCACCCTCTAGACGACCGATTCAAACTCATCTTTCGCCCTACAGCCCCGAAGCTATTCGTACCGCCATCCGCCAAGAGTTAGATCGGGGAGGACAAATTTTCTACGTTGTTCCCAGGGTGGAAGGGATTGAAGAAACCTCTACCCAAATCCGCGAATTAGTCCCTGGATGCCGCTTGGCGATCGCTCACGGTCAATTAGATGCTGCTGAGCTAGAAGCCATTATGCTGGCGTTTAGCAGTGGCGAAGCGGATATTTTAGTTTGCACTACTATCATCGAATCTGGATTGGATATTCCCAGAGTTAATACCATCTTGATTGAAGATGCCCACAGATTTGGCTTATCCCAACTGTATCAGTTACGGGGCAGGGTGGGCAGAGCCGGAATTCAAGCCCAAGCTTGGCTATTTTATCCCAAACAAATGCAACTGAGTGAGGCTGCAAGGCAACGATTGCGAGCCATCCAAGAATTTACTCAATTGGGTTCTGGCTACCAATTAGCTACCCGTGATATGGAAATTCGCGGTGTGGGTAACCTACTAGGAGCCGAACAGTCGGGACAAATGGAAACTATTGGTTTCGATCTCTACGTGGAAATGCTGCAAGATGCCATCAAGGAAATTCGCGCCCAAGAAATTCCAGAGGTAGAAGATACAGAGATAGATCTACCCCTGACAGCATTTATCCCTGCTGACTATATCCCTGATTTAGATCAGAAGATGAGTGCTTACAGAACCATAGCTACAGCCACCAGCGAAACCGAGTTAGCCAATATTGCGGCTGAGTTGCGCGATCGCTATGGTGAAATACCTTTGGCGACTCAACAGTTACTCAAAGTTATGGAGTTAAAACTTTTGGCTAAAAAAATTGGCATTTCTCGCATTAAACTAGAATCCAAGCAACATATCATTCTAGAAACACCAATGGAGGAACCGGCATGGAATCTACTCTGGGCTAATTTGCCCAAAAATCTACAGTCTCGATTTGTTTATGCTCCTGGTAAAGTCACAGTACGCGGTTTAGGGGTATTGAAGCCACAGCAGCAATTAACTACCTTAATTGATGCTTTTCATCGCTGCCAAGAGACTTGA
- a CDS encoding hemolysin family protein, which translates to MSPPVKVLIILLLILANAVFVMSEMAIVSAKKVRLQSLANQGNVKARAALELANSPNQFLATVQIGITSIAILSGAFGESTLSEIFTPIFEQISFLKDYSHFIAPVSSILVVTFLTLTVGELLPKQLALNTPERIATSVAIPMRMLATITAPIVRLLGATTGLIVRLMGIEPSTEPEVTEEEIKVLIEQGTEAGTFEEAEQDMVERVFRLGDRRIGALMTPRPDIVWLDLEDSAEVNRQKMMNSGHSRFPVCQGELDNVLGVVNVSDLLARSLNNQPLDLTISLRQPLFIPESTRGLKVLELFKQTSTHVAVVVDEYGVIQGLVTLNDMLVEIVGDIPSVDEQEFPQAVQREDGSWLLDGMLSIEEFFELFEVEDPGGDYRGNYHTLGGFVIMHLGKIPSAAEYFEWNTFRFEVMDMDGNRVDKVLVVPLSGNRESGIGNRE; encoded by the coding sequence ATGTCACCACCTGTTAAAGTTCTAATTATCCTGCTATTAATTTTGGCAAATGCCGTGTTTGTCATGTCAGAAATGGCGATCGTTTCGGCGAAAAAGGTCAGGTTACAATCTCTGGCAAATCAAGGCAATGTAAAAGCTCGTGCAGCTTTAGAATTAGCCAATTCTCCGAATCAGTTTCTCGCCACGGTTCAAATCGGCATTACTTCAATTGCTATTTTGTCGGGAGCATTTGGAGAATCAACCTTAAGTGAAATTTTCACGCCTATTTTTGAGCAAATATCCTTTTTAAAGGATTATAGCCATTTCATCGCTCCGGTTTCTAGCATTTTAGTGGTCACGTTCCTAACTTTGACAGTTGGTGAATTATTACCCAAGCAGCTAGCACTAAATACTCCAGAACGGATTGCGACTTCAGTTGCTATTCCTATGAGGATGTTAGCGACAATTACGGCTCCTATAGTGCGACTTTTGGGAGCAACTACGGGTTTGATTGTCAGATTGATGGGGATTGAACCTTCTACGGAACCGGAAGTCACTGAAGAAGAAATCAAAGTCTTGATCGAACAGGGTACGGAAGCTGGTACGTTTGAAGAAGCTGAGCAAGACATGGTAGAAAGAGTGTTTCGGTTAGGCGATCGCCGAATCGGAGCTTTAATGACACCACGTCCAGATATAGTTTGGCTCGATTTGGAAGATTCGGCTGAAGTTAATCGCCAAAAAATGATGAATAGCGGTCATTCTCGCTTTCCAGTTTGTCAAGGAGAGTTGGATAATGTGCTAGGAGTCGTCAATGTCAGCGATTTACTGGCTCGTTCTTTGAATAATCAACCCCTAGATTTGACTATTTCCTTAAGACAACCCCTATTTATCCCTGAAAGTACTAGGGGTTTAAAGGTTTTGGAGTTGTTTAAACAAACCAGCACTCATGTCGCTGTGGTAGTAGATGAATATGGGGTGATTCAAGGTTTGGTTACCCTAAATGATATGTTGGTGGAAATTGTTGGCGATATTCCTTCGGTTGACGAACAAGAATTTCCCCAAGCCGTTCAGCGCGAAGATGGTTCTTGGTTATTAGATGGAATGTTGTCGATTGAAGAATTCTTTGAATTGTTTGAAGTCGAAGATCCAGGGGGAGATTATCGCGGGAATTATCACACTCTTGGCGGTTTTGTGATTATGCATCTCGGAAAAATTCCCTCAGCCGCAGAATACTTTGAGTGGAATACGTTTCGCTTTGAGGTGATGGATATGGATGGAAATCGGGTAGATAAGGTGCTAGTAGTCCCATTATCAGGGAATCGGGAATCGGGAATCGGGAATCGGGAATAG
- a CDS encoding zinc-dependent alcohol dehydrogenase family protein has product MKAIVMTAPGKPDVLELREVPQPTIQNPSEILVKLHAAGVNPIDTKLRQRGTFYPDLMPAILGCDGAGEVVEVGTGVVKFRGGDRVYFCQGGLGSSAGNYAEYIVVDERFVAKMPGSLSFAEAAAAPLVLITAWEALYDRARLDAGQQVLIHAGAGGVGHVAIQLAKLKGASVATTVSSREKADLVQELGADLAIFYKESDFVSLALNWTGGQGVDVAFDTVGGELLGATFPAVKLYGDVVTILEPDPKTNWKVARNKNLRVSFELMLTPILQNIVSEQQAQAKILNQCARLIDAGKLTIQVNQTFPLEEAAQAHQLLETGSVSGKIVLLIG; this is encoded by the coding sequence ATGAAAGCTATTGTGATGACTGCACCAGGTAAACCTGATGTATTGGAATTAAGAGAAGTTCCTCAACCGACGATTCAAAATCCCTCAGAGATTTTAGTCAAGCTACACGCAGCAGGGGTGAACCCAATTGATACGAAACTGCGTCAGCGAGGAACATTTTATCCCGATCTAATGCCTGCAATTTTAGGCTGTGATGGTGCTGGGGAAGTGGTTGAAGTGGGTACTGGTGTAGTAAAATTTCGGGGAGGCGATCGCGTTTATTTCTGTCAAGGTGGATTGGGATCTAGCGCTGGGAACTATGCTGAGTATATAGTAGTAGATGAACGGTTTGTTGCTAAGATGCCTGGTTCTTTGTCTTTTGCAGAAGCGGCAGCAGCACCTTTGGTCTTAATTACCGCTTGGGAAGCTTTGTACGATCGCGCGCGTTTAGATGCTGGACAGCAAGTGTTAATTCATGCTGGTGCTGGTGGTGTCGGTCATGTGGCAATTCAATTGGCGAAGTTGAAGGGTGCAAGTGTAGCTACTACAGTTAGTTCTAGGGAAAAAGCCGATCTTGTCCAGGAATTAGGGGCTGATTTAGCTATTTTCTATAAGGAAAGTGATTTCGTTTCATTAGCTCTTAATTGGACTGGGGGACAAGGTGTAGATGTTGCTTTTGATACGGTTGGAGGAGAACTTTTGGGAGCTACTTTTCCAGCAGTGAAGCTTTATGGGGATGTGGTGACAATTTTGGAACCAGATCCAAAAACTAATTGGAAGGTGGCTCGAAATAAAAATTTGCGAGTTAGTTTTGAGTTAATGTTAACACCAATATTGCAAAATATTGTGTCAGAACAGCAAGCCCAAGCGAAGATTTTAAATCAATGTGCTAGGTTAATTGATGCAGGAAAGCTAACAATTCAAGTCAACCAAACTTTTCCTTTGGAAGAAGCAGCACAAGCACATCAACTATTAGAAACTGGTTCAGTGAGTGGGAAAATTGTCTTGTTGATTGGTTAG